From the genome of Pelmatolapia mariae isolate MD_Pm_ZW unplaced genomic scaffold, Pm_UMD_F_2 NODE_ptg000409l+_length_32887_cov_1, whole genome shotgun sequence:
ATGTTTCAGCTGGCGAACCAGTGCAGCCATAAAAGGTGAATATTTCAGTCAAAGTGCAAGTGGTCAAACCAGGTAATGTAATTGAAGCAGTGCTTAAAAGGATTACCTTAAAGGGAGATCAGCTGGATTTAAATCCAGTACAGcttgttttattctttctttctttccttttttcttggAAGATCATTTGAGCAAACTTAAAGCTACTTAAGAAGAAATGAGGGAGACGTTCGGGGTTTTTGTGCGTACCATCTCCACTACTTCCACCTCAGCATCGATGTGTAGCTGAGAGGTGAAGGTTAACAAATCCTTTTTCATCTGGATGGAATTATCCTCCATCTGGGCCACTGTGAAGATTCGCATTGAACACTTGCGCCACACCTGGGCAGAGACAGAGCAGAGGGTTCAGCGGAAACTTTAAAGGCTTTGTTAGAGTTTAAGGTCAACACTTTGTTTTCTTGCCTTGTGTTGTCGCAGGAGGAAAGGCAGAAGCATCAGCATCCCGCCGTCATGGACGATCCACCACACATCGATGTAGCCCTCTGTGCAGGGCTCGGAGTTGCTAGGGAACAGGGAGATGTTTTTGGGCACCAGAAGCGCAAGGTGGGCCGCTGTGGTCACCCGCACTGTGTCTGGAAGGAGGAAAGAGGGCACCATTAGCTTGTTAACTCTGAAACAACCCCATTACCCGCTTTGCTGTCCGCTCTTGACTCACTGATGAAGGTCTTCCAGGACTGTGGGTCCTCGCTTTGCCTCCAAGCGTGAGGCCAGCCCATCACCACAGTGTTGGGTTTCATTCCTCCCAGGCCACTCGACTGGATCATGTGGCTGATCCCATCACGTGGCTTTTAAACCACGATGCAGTGGCAGAAGCCCTTCACGCGCTCCTTATCCATCAGCTGCTTCAGAGTCTGAGGAAAGAAGGGTAAAAGGTCCAACTCCACATTATCTGAAAGCAAATACATTTCCACCCATCAATAACAAACGGCCCTACCTGCTCAGCAGCGAGCGCCTCTCCATAGCTCTGCAGGTAGTTCCCGGGGACAACAGTGCCAACAATGGTCAGGCCTTTTCCCGCCTTTAGCTGGCTGGCAAATGTCAGGAGCCgaggagacttttttttttttaagtatgtttattgagattttttgatataataaaaaaaagagacacacacacaaaaaaacaaaacaaaaaaacaacagactacACAACAGCAAGggctaaaacacacaaataagacaAAAGATTAC
Proteins encoded in this window:
- the LOC134623126 gene encoding LOW QUALITY PROTEIN: solute carrier family 12 member 6 (The sequence of the model RefSeq protein was modified relative to this genomic sequence to represent the inferred CDS: substituted 1 base at 1 genomic stop codon); the protein is MAWEEELGLLIGDESPRLLTFASQLKAGKGLTIVGTVVPGNYLQSYGEALAAEQTLKQLMDKERVKGFCHCIVVXKPRDGISHMIQSSGLGGMKPNTVVMGWPHAWRQSEDPQSWKTFINTVRVTTAAHLALLVPKNISLFPSNSEPCTEGYIDVWWIVHDGGMLMLLPFLLRQHKVWRKCSMRIFTVAQMEDNSIQMKKDLLTFTSQLHIDAEVEVVEM